In Thermofilum pendens Hrk 5, the sequence CGCAGCGCCCGAGACTATACCCAGGGAGGAAGCCATCTACGTCGGCGGCGGAATGTGGTCTCCACCGAACAACTGGAACCCCCTAATACCGTGGTCCGCTGTAACGGGTACAATAGGGCTTGTCTACGAAACATTGTATCTATATAACCCTGCAAACGGAACTTTCATTCCTTGGATAGCCGATGGTCAACCCAGCTTCCAGGTAAGCGGTAATACAGTGAGAATAACAATTAAGCTAAAAGAGGCAAGATGGCAGGACGGGCAACCGCTTACAAGCGAAGATGTTGCGTACACGTTCTACGAGTTTCCGAAGAAAAACACAGCCGTCTATTATTCTAGCATTCTAAACTACCTGCTGTCCGTTGAAACACCCGACACCAGAACCGTAGTTTTTGTCTGCAATGCCACAACCGTAAACTACCCGCAGATCTACGATTTCCTGAGATCAGTCGCTATAATCCCGAAACATGTATGGGTTAACAAGGAAAAACCATTGGAAGATGCAAACTGGCCGCCCATAGGCTCCGGGATGTACAAGGCTAGTAGCTACACGTCTGACCGCATGATATGGGTTCGCGACGATAACTGGTGGGGCACGAAGTACTTCGGAACACCCGGTCCAAGGTATATCGTATACGTCATGGTATCGAGTAACGCTGTTGCTCTAGCGATGCTGGCTCGAGGAGAGCTGGACTGGAGCAACTACTTCCTGCCAGGCTTCTCCAGTCTTGTACAACAATACCCGTTCTTAGTAACCTGGTATAATAAGTCACCGTGGAACCTTCCTGCAAACGTTGCATTCCTCTTTGTGAACACGAAAAAAACGCCCATGGATAACCCTACTTTCCGCAAAGCTCTCTACTACGCTATAGACGTGGATAAAATAATCAACACAGTATTTGAGGGGGGCGTTATCAAAGCCTTACCTATAGGCATACTCGACATACCTGGATACAAGCCTTTCATCGACACAGAACTTATATCTAGGTATGGGTATAAGTACGACCCCGAAAAAGCAAAGCAATTGCTTGACAGCATAGGGATAAAGGACTATAATGGAGACGGGTGGAGAGAGCTACCCGGAGGCAAGCCTTTAAAACTTACTATAATTGTGCCGTATGGCTGGACTGATTGGATGGAGGCAGCCAGACTTATCGCAAGCGATCTCCAGAGAGTAGGACTTTACGTCGAGGCGCAGTTCCCGGACTACTCGGCGTATAGCGAGGCATTGTACAAAGGAACATTTGACATGTTGATAAACAACTTTGGCAGCTTTGCCTCTATATCCCCCTGGGTTATCTACAACTGGGCACTATGGCCCGATGCCCCACCCGTAGGCGAATACTCCTGGAGCGGGAACTTTGGCAGGTACTCTAATCCGAAGGTAACAGAGCTTTTGCACACAATAGCGAATACACCTCTCAGCGATGTTACCAAGCTGAAGCAACTCTACGGTCAACTTGAACAAATATACCTAGACGAGATGCCTTACATACCATTATGGTACAACGGCTACTGGTTCATTGGCTCGAAGCTGTACTGGACAGGATGGCCTAGCGCCGATAACCCGTACGGCGTACCGGTGACGTGGCCTGGGAGGTGGCAAGACGGCGGCTTATTGGTGCTCCTTAAACTCAGACCTGTGAAAACTCCCACAACTACTCCAACAACTACACCGACCACTCCAACTACTCCGACTACCCCCACTGCTCCGACGACGCCTACCGCTCCAGCACCAGACTACACTCCGTACATAGTGGCGCTAATAGTGATAGTCGCTATACTTGCCGTAGCTTACATGTTCTTTGTACAGCGCAAAAAGAAGGAAGAAACCAAGCCTCAATAAGCCCATAAATATTTTTCTTTTTGGGTGATAGACGATGACTTCAAAGATTCTTCAAGGACATAGGGTTAACAGCGGTTTGCTTAACTATTTTCTTAAAAGGCTATTCATACTACTTTTATCCTTCTTCCTCATCGTCACGATAAACTGGTTAATTCCACGAATGGCTCCTGGAAATCCTGTCGACGTATTAATAAGCAGAATGGGTTTAACTGGGTTACAGGCTTCAGCGGAGCAAATGAGAAGTTACTTTCTTAAAGCATTTGCCCTAGACAAACCTCTCTGGGAACAGTACATAAACTTCTGGCTAGGGCTTTTCCAGGGAGACTTGGGTATCAGTGTCTACAGGTTTCCCACACCTGTCAGCGAAATAATAATGGAGGCAATACCGTACACTGTAGCGCCAGTGGCTCCTGCTCTCCTAGTATCATGGTATATTGGAAATAAGCTAGGAGCTCTAGCAGCTAAGAAGCGCCTACTCGACAACATACTCGTGCCACTCGCCTACTACCTTGCTA encodes:
- a CDS encoding ABC transporter substrate-binding protein yields the protein MKKAKVAPILVLVVLATIAPVFAAPETIPREEAIYVGGGMWSPPNNWNPLIPWSAVTGTIGLVYETLYLYNPANGTFIPWIADGQPSFQVSGNTVRITIKLKEARWQDGQPLTSEDVAYTFYEFPKKNTAVYYSSILNYLLSVETPDTRTVVFVCNATTVNYPQIYDFLRSVAIIPKHVWVNKEKPLEDANWPPIGSGMYKASSYTSDRMIWVRDDNWWGTKYFGTPGPRYIVYVMVSSNAVALAMLARGELDWSNYFLPGFSSLVQQYPFLVTWYNKSPWNLPANVAFLFVNTKKTPMDNPTFRKALYYAIDVDKIINTVFEGGVIKALPIGILDIPGYKPFIDTELISRYGYKYDPEKAKQLLDSIGIKDYNGDGWRELPGGKPLKLTIIVPYGWTDWMEAARLIASDLQRVGLYVEAQFPDYSAYSEALYKGTFDMLINNFGSFASISPWVIYNWALWPDAPPVGEYSWSGNFGRYSNPKVTELLHTIANTPLSDVTKLKQLYGQLEQIYLDEMPYIPLWYNGYWFIGSKLYWTGWPSADNPYGVPVTWPGRWQDGGLLVLLKLRPVKTPTTTPTTTPTTPTTPTTPTAPTTPTAPAPDYTPYIVALIVIVAILAVAYMFFVQRKKKEETKPQ